Within Terriglobales bacterium, the genomic segment ATCACATATTGTTCGACTATGCCGACCCCCGCGGCTGACGCTGTGGGAGAAGGCTCTTGAACAAGAAGTTCCTCACAGAACGGGACATCTGCACGCAGTTCATAACCCCAGCCGTTGTGAATGCGGGATGGGATCTTCAGTCTCAAGTCCGCGAGCAGGTGTATTTCACGAAGGGTCGAATCATCGTCCGTGGCAAGATGGTCAGCCGTGGGAAGCGGAACTTCGCTGATTACCTGCTGTATTATAGGCCGAACGTTCCCATCGCGCTGATCGAGGCGAAGGACAACAACCACCCCCTAGCTGGAGGTATGCAGCAGGGTCTCGGATATGCCGAGATCCTCGACGTTCCCTTCGTTTTCTCGTCGAACGGCGACGGCTTTATCTTCCACGATCGCACCGGAATAACGACTCCGAAAGAGTCGGAAATCGCCCTCGACGCCTTCCCTTCACCACAGACCCTCTGGTCCAAGTATCGAGCCTGGAAAGAGTTGACCTCAAATGACGAACAGGTCGTCCTGCAGAACTACTTCGATGACGGCAGCGGAAAGGAACCGCGTTATTACCAGCGAGTTGCAATCAATCGCGTCATCGAAGCGATCTCAAAGGGGCAAAACCGCATTCTGTTGGTAATGGCTACTGGCACGGGAAAGACGTACACAGCGTTCCAGATCATCTGGCGTCTATGGAAGGCTGACAAGAAGAAGCGGATCCTATTCCTCGCGGATCGGAACGTGCTTGTCGATCAGACCATGGTCAATGATTTCCGTCCGTTCGGCGCGGCCATGGCAAAGCTCAGTACGAACTCAAAGACGATCGAGCGCGACGACGGAAGCAAGATCCAACTGAAGACGGCAGTGGACAAGAAGCAGCGCCGGATCGATACCTCGTACGAGATATACCTCGCGCTCTATCAAGCTATCACCGGCCCTGACGAAAGCCAAAAGCTGTACAAGGAACTTTCTAGAGATTTCTTTGATTTGATCGTCGTCGATGAGTGCCATCGCGGCAGTGCGGCGGAAGATTCCGCATGGCGAGAGATCCTGGAGTATTTCTCATCGGCAACACAGATCGGCATGACCGCTACACCTAAGGAAACCGAATACGCCTCGAATATCGAGTACTTCGGGGATCCGATCTATATTTACTCTCTCAAACAGGGCATCAGCGACGGCTTCCTCGCTCCGTACAAGGTGATCAAAGTCCACATCGACAAGGACATCGAAGGCTACCGTCCAACACCCGGAGAGACGGACAAGTATGAGCAACTGGTTGAAGACCGTCTGTACAACCAAAAGGACTTCGATCGTAAGCTCGTCATTGACGAACGTACGAAACTCGTCGCGAAGAGGATCACAGAATTCCTGGCCGAGAGCGGTGACCCCTACCAGAAGACAATCGTCTTCTGTGTGGACACGGAACATGCCGCACGTATGCGGCAGGCGTTGATCAATGAGAACCAGGAACTCGTTCAGCAGAACAGCCGGTACGTGATGAGGTTAACCGGCGACGACACGGAGGGAACGGAGCAGCTCGACAACTTCATCGATCCTGAAACTCCTTACCCAGTAATCGTAACGACGTCGCGCCTGCTTTCGACGGGCGTCGATGTGCAGACGTGCCGAGTCATCGCTTTAGATCGCGAAGTCGGATCAATGACTGAATTTAAGCAGATCCTCGGCCGCGGAACTCGAGTCCACGAAGATACGAAGAAGTACTTTTTCACTCTGATCGACTTCCGTAAGGCTACAAATCACTTCGCGGATCCTGACTTCGATGGTGATCCCGTTCAGGTTTATCAACCCAAGCCAGACGGACCGATGGAGGCACCTGAGGACTTCGGCCCCGACGAGCAGGACACCGACCAGGAAACGAAGGAAGACGAGCGGGTCATCATTGATGTGTTGCCTCCGAACACCGATGAACCAGATGGGCCGCCGAAGAAGTATTACCTGAAGAATGGTAAGCAGGTGTCCATCCTCGCAGAGCGGGTCGAGTATTTGGATGAACACGGCAAGCTCGTAACTGAGAGCTTGCGTGATTTCTCGAAGCGGACGCTACGAAGCAAATTCGCGAGCCTGGATGACTTCCTCTCCAATTGGAAAGCGGCGGACCGGAAGCAAGCCATCATCGACGAATTGGCTAACGAGGGTCTATTGCTTGCGCCTCTAGCGGATGAAGTTGGGAAGGATCTGGATCCGTTCGATCTCATTTGCCATGTGGCGTTCGACCAGCCGCCGCTCACTCGGCGCCAGCGCGCGGAGAATGTCCGGAAGAAGGACGTGTTCAGCAAGCATGGCCCGCAGGCGCGGGCGGTGCTGGAGGCGTTGCTCCAGAAGTACCAGGATCAAGGTGTAACCGAACTCGACGATCCCCGTATCCTGAAGGTCTCCCCGTTCGATACCATGGGAACGCCATTGGAGCTTTTGAAAAGTTTTGGTGGACGCGACGCCTTCGGGGCTGCAGTCCATGAAATTCAATCCTTGCTGTACGAAGTAGCGGCCTAATCTATGTCTGTTCGCAATCTTGTTAAATCCATTCAGGACATCATGCGCCAGGACGTTGGCGTGGATGGCGACGCACAGCGGATATCCCAACTGTGTTGGATGTTCTTCCTGAAAATCATCGACGATCAGGACCAGGAACTTGAGGTCATGCAGGATGGTTATCGCTCGCCGATCCCGAAGAAGTATCAATGGCGAGCATGGGCGGCCGACCCAGAAGGAATCACCGGCGACAAGCTGCTCGCGTTCGTGAACGACGAACTGTTCTCCTCATTGAAGGACTTGAGTTTGGCGGGCAAGGGCGGCCGAGCGCGAGTCGTTCGCGACGTATTCGAGGACGCCTACAACTATATGAAGTCGGGACAGTTGATGCGGCAAGTGATCAACAAGATCAACGGCATCGACTTCAACAATCTGGCGGAGCGGCAGCACTTCGGCGACATCTACGAACAGATCCTGAACGATCTCCAGAGCGCCGGCAATGCCGGCGAATATTACACGCCGCGCGCAGTCACGGCTTTCATGGCTGACCGCATTGATCCCAAACCAGGCGAGATACTGTTGGATCCCGCGTGCGGCACTGGAGGCTTTCTTACCTGCGCAATCAATCACATGCGTAAGAAGTACGTGAAGAAGCCGAAAGACGAGCAGAAGATGCAGCAGGCGCTGCGGGCCGTCGAGAAGAAGCAATTACCGCACATGCTCTGCACCACGAATATGTTACTGCACGGGATCGACGATCCGTCTTTCGTTCGCCACGACAATACCCTCGCAAGACCGTACATCAGTTACAGCCAAGCTGACCGGGTGGACATCGTTCTGACAAACCCACCATTCGGGGGTCGCGAAGAAGACGGAATTGAAAGCAACTTCCCCAAGCAGTTCCAGACGAAAGAGACCGCGGACCTTTTCTTGGCCCTTATCGTCCGGCTCTTGAGACCGGGCGGTCGAGCGGCAGTGGTTCTCCCCGATGGCACGTTGTTTGGCGAAGGTGTGAAGACTCGCTTGAAGGAACACCTGCTGGAGGAATGCAACCTCCATACAATTGTGCGGTTGCCAAACAGTGTCTTCAAGCCGTACGCCAGCATCGGAACCAATCTGCTGTTCTTCGAGAAGGGATTGCCGACGAAAGAGATCTGGTACTACGAGCACCAGATTCCGGATGGTCAGAAGTCATACTCGATGACGAAACCAATCCGATTCGAGCACTTCGATCCGTGTCTCGCCTGGTGGGAAAAACGGGATGAGAGCGAAGTCGCATGGAAGCTTTCCATAGAAGACGTAAAAGCAAAGGGCTACAACCTCGATTTCAAGAACCCGCACGTTACCGAGGAGGATCATGGTGACCCCGCCGAACTGCTGTTAAAACTGGAACACAGTGAGCAGGAAACGGGCAAGTTGCGCGATGCGCTGAAGAATATTCTTCAAGAGGCATTGCTTCGATGACCCACGCTGAAGTCCTAAGCCGCTTTGAGGAGATGATCGAGGCACCTGAAGCAGTTTCACGCCTCAAAGCGTTCATCGTTGATCTCGCCATCCGAGGTCGGATCGTAGAGCAAGATTTCACTCAGATATCCGCATCGCAGTGGTTAGCAGATGTGCTTCGCGATAAAAGGCCCAATGAGCATCTGGAGCAATTCAACGAAATGCCCTATCAGATCCCGAAGAATTGGGCATGGATACCTTTTTGTCAAGTTGTCGAAGGCATGGCCAATGGGATTTACAAACCAGAAGGCTTTTATGCAGACGACGGCGTTCTCTGCCTGCGAATGTACAACATCAAAGACGGCCAGATAAACTTCGACAAACCAAAGCGGATTAGAACAACTGTCGAAGAAAGAGAAAGTTACGAGTTACGACGGGGGGACATTCTTGTCAATCGAGTCAACAGCAAAGAATTGGTTGGAAAGGCCGCTGTTATACCAATTCATTCTGAGCCCTTGATCTTTGAAAGCAAGAATATCCGGGTGAGGCTTGTAGAAACGGAGACGCTGCCCTTCTTCGTTAATCTGCTGTTTCGGTCGTCATTGTACCGGGCAATCATCCGCGACTATGCGAAGCAGGCTT encodes:
- a CDS encoding DEAD/DEAH box helicase family protein yields the protein MNKKFLTERDICTQFITPAVVNAGWDLQSQVREQVYFTKGRIIVRGKMVSRGKRNFADYLLYYRPNVPIALIEAKDNNHPLAGGMQQGLGYAEILDVPFVFSSNGDGFIFHDRTGITTPKESEIALDAFPSPQTLWSKYRAWKELTSNDEQVVLQNYFDDGSGKEPRYYQRVAINRVIEAISKGQNRILLVMATGTGKTYTAFQIIWRLWKADKKKRILFLADRNVLVDQTMVNDFRPFGAAMAKLSTNSKTIERDDGSKIQLKTAVDKKQRRIDTSYEIYLALYQAITGPDESQKLYKELSRDFFDLIVVDECHRGSAAEDSAWREILEYFSSATQIGMTATPKETEYASNIEYFGDPIYIYSLKQGISDGFLAPYKVIKVHIDKDIEGYRPTPGETDKYEQLVEDRLYNQKDFDRKLVIDERTKLVAKRITEFLAESGDPYQKTIVFCVDTEHAARMRQALINENQELVQQNSRYVMRLTGDDTEGTEQLDNFIDPETPYPVIVTTSRLLSTGVDVQTCRVIALDREVGSMTEFKQILGRGTRVHEDTKKYFFTLIDFRKATNHFADPDFDGDPVQVYQPKPDGPMEAPEDFGPDEQDTDQETKEDERVIIDVLPPNTDEPDGPPKKYYLKNGKQVSILAERVEYLDEHGKLVTESLRDFSKRTLRSKFASLDDFLSNWKAADRKQAIIDELANEGLLLAPLADEVGKDLDPFDLICHVAFDQPPLTRRQRAENVRKKDVFSKHGPQARAVLEALLQKYQDQGVTELDDPRILKVSPFDTMGTPLELLKSFGGRDAFGAAVHEIQSLLYEVAA
- a CDS encoding class I SAM-dependent DNA methyltransferase, which produces MSVRNLVKSIQDIMRQDVGVDGDAQRISQLCWMFFLKIIDDQDQELEVMQDGYRSPIPKKYQWRAWAADPEGITGDKLLAFVNDELFSSLKDLSLAGKGGRARVVRDVFEDAYNYMKSGQLMRQVINKINGIDFNNLAERQHFGDIYEQILNDLQSAGNAGEYYTPRAVTAFMADRIDPKPGEILLDPACGTGGFLTCAINHMRKKYVKKPKDEQKMQQALRAVEKKQLPHMLCTTNMLLHGIDDPSFVRHDNTLARPYISYSQADRVDIVLTNPPFGGREEDGIESNFPKQFQTKETADLFLALIVRLLRPGGRAAVVLPDGTLFGEGVKTRLKEHLLEECNLHTIVRLPNSVFKPYASIGTNLLFFEKGLPTKEIWYYEHQIPDGQKSYSMTKPIRFEHFDPCLAWWEKRDESEVAWKLSIEDVKAKGYNLDFKNPHVTEEDHGDPAELLLKLEHSEQETGKLRDALKNILQEALLR